The following proteins are co-located in the Saccharomycodes ludwigii strain NBRC 1722 chromosome V, whole genome shotgun sequence genome:
- the MBR1 gene encoding Mbr1p (similar to Saccharomyces cerevisiae YMR081C | ISF1 | Increasing Suppression Factor (paralog of YKL093W | MBR1)), with amino-acid sequence MDRDITNEVNDVSRQLTSFNFNNNNNNSANNNTDNNGTFYSVPTGTDKAKMTNSNHEYHSVDDYNDIFERNVQDIGSDFEDDEEEEGEEEEEEVAYNDDDDQTIGPLTTTLGTNKLDCNNRNSNHVGKHPLCSSTSGINITPSNTDLKKQNRRRKSTALANTIMVKLARHPSAVINMANSPTSSNTTMNTTGSMEHYTYNNNNNNTQDSVMTTNSVMNNAGSDDIRSSSSSLLPNSPSGCITNGTSSTATATGEQESNNNSGNYGATPPQSGYSLSRCCTNGSIPTHLFCLERYVSSELDSNAEEFFCEDCGKDISGEGKDVGKSHESCLASKQKIDGGDLEDCGTDITNNNTEGDAILKARRRAHKHDVNHRYHHHDTGSDGKKNSKIGISKPQIETKQGDSDAVTAATNFTNNSGNVNSKNKNGNGKKKLHNDPSSFFNTLKNRKSFITSALADSLSLH; translated from the coding sequence atggaTAGGGACATTACTAACGAGGTAAATGATGTATCACGCCAATTAACCTCgtttaatttcaataataataataataatagtgccaataataacactgataataatggaaCTTTTTATTCTGTTCCTACTGGCACTGATAAAGCTAAGATGACTAACAGCAATCACGAATATCATTCCGTTGATGATTACAATGATATCTTTGAAAGAAATGTTCAGGATATTGGTTCAGATTTTgaggatgatgaagaagaagaaggagaagaagaagaagaagaagtgGCATATaatgatgacgatgatcAAACTATCGGTCCTCTTACCACCACTTTGGGCACTAACAAACTAGACTGTAATAACCGTAATAGCAATCATGTGGGTAAGCACCCTTTATGCAGTAGCACAAGTGGTATTAATATAACTCCCTCAAATACCGACttaaaaaagcaaaatagGAGAAGAAAATCGACAGCTTTAGCCAATACTATTATGGTAAAATTAGCAAGACATCCGTCTgctgttattaatatggCTAATTCCCCCACATCTAGTAATACTACTATGAACACTACCGGTTCTATGGAGCATTAtacttataataataataataataatacacaaGACAGTGTTATGACTACGAATAGTGTTATGAACAATGCTGGTAGTGACGATATACGTTCTTCCTCATCTTCATTACTTCCAAATTCACCGAGTGGATGTATCACCAATGGTACTAGTTCTACCGCCACTGCTACAGGTGAACAAGAgagcaataataacagtggTAATTATGGTGCCACACCCCCTCAGTCCGGTTATAGTCTAAGTAGATGTTGTACTAATGGTAGCATCCCAACccatttgttttgtttggAAAGATACGTTTCTAGTGAATTGGATTCAAATGCGGAAGAGTTTTTCTGTGAGGATTGTGGGAAAGATATTTCCGGAGAAGGGAAGGATGTTGGCAAAAGTCATGAAAGTTGTTTAGCATCTAAACAGAAAATTGACGGGGGGGATCTTGAAGATTGTGGAACTGAtataactaataataataccgaAGGTGATGCTATTTTAAAAGCTCGACGTCGTGCTCATAAGCATGATGTTAATCACCGATACCATCATCATGATACCGGTAGTGacggtaaaaaaaatagcaagATTGGCATAAGTAAACCTCAAATAGAGACAAAACAGGGTGATTCCGACGCTGTTACTGCTGCTACTAATTTTACCAACAACAGTGGGAATGTTAATAGTAAGAATAAGAATGgcaatggaaaaaaaaagttacacAACGATCCCAgctcttttttcaataccTTAAAAAACCGAAAGTCGTTTATCACATCAGCTTTGGCAGATTCCCTATCATTGCATTAG
- the CWP1 gene encoding Cwp1p (similar to Saccharomyces cerevisiae YKL096W | CWP1 | Cell Wall Protein), protein MKFSVLSSAALFLAFSKFISCDSEQFGLVSIRSGTSLQYASVYVSNGKLYLGSSSASLSGTITDDGLLLLSDSHYATFAADGSLVETTDASEADKFFSISDGYLAYSGIDGFNAIPEGSAYYLATSTTNGTSSGVIPIALKAIGSNGQSVPDFTPAGKSNTTSTATETSSQETSSSTISTAPIYPNGTATTTKSDESTTVITTTTCSGHSDCTVITSTPGVSSNGENGAAVNGASFGAGVLAIAALLI, encoded by the coding sequence ATGAAATTCTCTGTTTTATCATCTGctgctttatttttagccttttccaaatttattTCCTGTGATTCCGAACAATTTGGTTTGGTTTCAATTAGGTCTGGCACATCTTTACAATACGCCTCAGTATATGTTTCGAATGGTAAATTGTATCTTGGCTCCTCATCTGCCAGCTTATCAGGTACAATTACTGATGACgggttgttattgttaagTGATAGTCATTACGCAACCTTTGCTGCCGATGGTTCTTTAGTTGAAACTACTGATGCTTCTGAGGctgataaatttttttccatttctgACGGCTACTTAGCTTATTCTGGTATTGATGGTTTTAACGCTATACCAGAAGGGAGCGCCTATTATCTAGCTACATCTACTACCAACGGTACTAGTTCTGGCGTTATTCCTATTGCTTTGAAAGCTATAGGCAGCAACGGTCAATCTGTACCTGACTTTACCCCAGCTGGAAAGAGCAATACTACCAGTACTGCCACTGAAACCAGCAGTCAAGAGACTTCCTCCTCAACCATCAGCACCGCACCAATATATCCCAACGGTACTGCAACAACCACTAAATCTGATGAAAGCACTACTGTTAtaactactactacttgTTCGGGCCACTCCGACTGTACCGTTATTACATCTACACCAGGTGTTTCTTCTAATGGAGAAAACGGTGCTGCTGTTAACGGTGCCAGTTTCGGTGCTGGTGTTTTAGCCATTGCTGCTTTATTGATTTAG
- the RAD27 gene encoding multifunctional nuclease RAD27 (similar to Saccharomyces cerevisiae YKL113C | RAD27 | RADiation sensitive) produces MGIKGLNAIISDKVPTAIRKADIKTFFGRKVAIDASMSLYQFLIAVRQQDGQQLTNEMGETTSHLMGIFYRTLRMIDNGIKPCYVFDGKPPDLKGGELAKRLEKRNDAITKAEELKLKKGEAEGEIEEDLRQQISKFERRTVKVTREQNEEAKHLLDLMGIPYVNAPCEAEAQCAELAKCGKVYAAASEDMDTLCYKTPFLLRHLTFSEAKKEPIHEINTDLVLKGLDMTLEQFVDLCILLGCDYCDTIRGIGPVTAFKLIKEHGSIENVVEYINTSVNTKEKKKWIIPEIWPYQEARRLFLAPDVVDGNDITLKWNPPKEAELIKFLCEEKGFAEDRVRSGIKRLQKGLKTGVQGRLDGFFKVVAKPQQQSKDNSTAARKNTSKGKVTKKRK; encoded by the coding sequence ATGGGTATTAAGGGTTTGAATGCAATTATATCAGATAAGGTACCAACAGCTATACGTAAAGCTGATatcaaaacattttttggTAGAAAAGTAGCAATTGATGCATCCATGTCATTATATCAATTCTTAATTGCTGTTAGACAGCAGGATGGTCAACAATTAACTAATGAAATGGGTGAAACCACTTCTCACTTAATGGGTATCTTTTATCGTACTTTGCGTATGATTGACAATGGTATCAAACCATGTTATGTATTTGATGGTAAACCACCTGATTTAAAGGGTGGTGAATTGGCTAAAAgattagaaaaaagaaatgatgCAATTACCAAAGCTGAAGAACTAAAACTCAAAAAAGGTGAGGCAGAGGGAGAAATAGAAGAAGATTTACGACAACAAATATCCAAATTTGAAAGAAGAACTGTTAAAGTAACTCGTGAGCAGAATGAAGAAGCTAAACACTTGCTGGATTTAATGGGCATTCCCTACGTTAATGCACCCTGTGAAGCTGAAGCACAGTGTGCCGAGCTAGCCAAGTGCGGTAAAGTTTATGCTGCTGCGAGTGAGGATATGGACACCTTATGCTATAAAACACCTTTCTTATTAAGGCATTTAACTTTCAGTGAGGCCAAAAAAGAACCTATTCACGAGATTAATACAGatttagttttaaaagGGCTAGATATGACGTTAGAACAATTTGTCGATTTATGTATTCTGCTGGGCTGCGATTATTGTGATACTATCAGAGGCATTGGTCCTGTTACAGCCTTTAAATTGATCAAAGAACATGGTTCGATCGAAAATGTTGTTGAATATATCAATACCAGTGTCAAtactaaagaaaaaaaaaaatggatcaTTCCTGAAATTTGGCCATATCAAGAAGCTAGAAGATTATTTTTGGCACCAGATGTCGTTGATGGTAACGACATTACATTAAAATGGAACCCACCAAAGGAAGCTGAGTTGATTAAGTTTTTATGTGAAGAAAAGGGTTTTGCTGAAGATAGAGTACGTTCAGGTATTAAGCGATTACAAAAAGGACTAAAAACTGGTGTGCAAGGCAGGCTTGATGGATTTTTCAAAGTTGTTGCTAAACCTCAACAGCAAAGTAAGGATAATTCTACAGCAGCtagaaaaaatacaagTAAAGGTAAAGTGACCAAAAAGAGGAAATAA
- the APN1 gene encoding DNA-(apurinic or apyrimidinic site) lyase APN1 (similar to Saccharomyces cerevisiae YKL114C | APN1 | APurinic/apyrimidinic eNdonuclease), which yields MPKASSTKTAIKFTRSTTSKFKFGAHVSASGGISKSVTNAFNIGCNSFAMFLKSPRKWSAPPFTTEEINKFRQNCIELKYDPLTDILPHGQYMINLANPDKEKAEKSFESFLDELRRCEELGIGHYNFHPGSSLSSGDHEKQLKQLANYINIAHEKTSFVKTVIENMAGTGNLVGSDLNDIRKVIELVKNKDRVGVCIDTCHTFAAGYDIGTEQSFYNFMNEFNQIIGQEYLMGIHLNDSKAPLGGNRDLHEKIGQGYIGLEVFKAVAHCDLLCGIPIILETPQEKDEGYGEEIKLLEWLEEIGDKPEEGMEEENEKDNKLLQDKIVYLQKLGENSRKKQMELFEKKKNGKDNKAKKKRSNNDDDIITKLAKKVKR from the coding sequence ATGCCTAAAGCCTCCTCCACTAAAACTGCTATCAAATTTACCAGATCAACGACATCTAAGTTTAAATTTGGAGCACATGTTAGCGCAAGCGGGGGCATTTCAAAAAGTGTTACCAATGCTTTCAATATAGGCTGTAATTCGTTTGCTATGTTTTTGAAATCGCCTAGGAAATGGTCGGCTCCACCATTCACAACtgaagaaattaataaatttagaCAAAATTGTATTGAATTGAAGTATGACCCTTTAACCGATATTTTACCTCACGGTCAATATATGATCAACTTAGCCAACCCAGATAAGGAAAAAGCtgaaaaaagttttgaaagTTTTCTTGATGAATTAAGAAGATGTGAAGAATTGGGTATAGGtcattataattttcatCCTGGGTCCTCATTATCCAGTGGTGATCAcgaaaaacaattaaaacaacTGGCAAACTATATTAACATAGCTCATGAGAAAACTTCGTTTGTCAAAACcgttattgaaaatatggCTGGAACCGGGAATCTAGTTGGCAGTGACCTAAATGACATCCGTAAAGTTATTGAACtggttaaaaataaagatagaGTAGGGGTTTGCATTGATACATGCCACACTTTTGCAGCTGGCTACGATATTGGCACTGAACAATCtttctataattttatgAATGAATTCAACCAAATAATTGGTCAGGAATACCTAATGGGGATTCACTTAAACGATTCTAAGGCTCCTCTTGGTGGAAATAGAGATTTGCATGAAAAAATAGGTCAAGGCTATATTGGATTAGAAGTTTTCAAGGCAGTTGCTCATTGTGATTTATTATGTGGAATACCAATAATTTTGGAAACTCCACAAGAGAAAGACGAAGGTTATGGTgaagaaattaaattgCTAGAATGGTTAGAAGAAATTGGGGATAAACCGGAGGAAGGAATGGAGgaggaaaatgaaaaggaTAATAAACTATTGCAAgataaaattgtttatttacaaaaattggGTGAAAACtccagaaaaaaacaaatggaattatttgaaaagaagaagaatggTAAAGATAACAAGGCCAAAAAGAAGCGcagtaataatgatgatgacaTTATAACTAAATTAGCAAAAAAGGTGAAGAGATAG
- a CDS encoding uncharacterized protein (similar to Saccharomyces cerevisiae YKL072W | STB6 | Sin Three Binding protein (paralog of YMR053C | STB2)), whose product MEHNTKFNQERVPFLFPEFHVIYKLLSSAPHFRYGCCETVFKGFEIYIVEQWCLDREISSIITSYTGNPDNILHAIKIYLPLNPQFWPPELKNYLSSIVDSSSLQYVPDLGYLFVTNLSQLPFSSSNLNLIHVDGGDIRTVWHNFTNNLNLRRLNCGARSGVMLNKPSSASVDKFLQLYKITKKTVKTNASKNSKSGVDSGGNSTDTNHLFRMTSNNVVDSTALNNNQLAFTDNEINNEYLDNTLTAPPKSLSTMSKKRDNKMAEDQQQSVPMLYHPTYTVIELVIYIVQVSLSFFNLLEHKYIDGFYCHKTQQALQRWQKIYGSVYFPALLQSRGLTPNVLSALISLVLTCFYKFIVEDCMPPTGAADPFTEPSLISSAIYHFQKKISSKKSKYGSLGTSSANYSYAYYYGGNTSHHTHGNNYYSNTNNNGGAAPYIFYLDIPLINKLFEVSNSDSKNDFTQLKKVVKSTVKDITKLRKNNSYHLASTEMLTTDLNDLVQTINNCSSTFSNSNGITASLNSHYHNIHHIHHGFHNHLHDADANSNNNSGTNTPSSQHTDHHGSYGIANATVNGVALSMGINHSNGNNDYDTNAQFNTNNDSNNANTTNMNINSNTMNAKVKGSILGWLWNEKDTNGKLKFYYHDFVSYDYNRDYDDDLDYYYALKLKDSKHPENNNDIPQYRMIITTFYKNVYGEKSFGFKKYLENNMDNDSSSVYNRAMNNINFRSISGNKNAGSGTQKHNNNNNKDELNSTNMFKDNSHTFGVYDLKKHGGIDGEYYNGYNYKDKNNQHADDELDGIIPKNSEDNESNISSYNKETSPFDEWFFKEYNRRYSSSDIELEEKQADEIKTRRNSLSLIQDHLEKWNLVTLSGVRMALELKRLNRDTEQELLPTTAINTVSNNTNETPAFYADPDEEFAALKTKVVSLEKNLPVLKRSLDILEARFQDDVENKSSIYKNMKNTIESTISKYNYDLRMLERKIRNVKDNMEQFDIKITGIERTLIEFAKYEGHEYLELLNKSGFTEEGTTKDGATETTSSIINNTENRRELQHYNGLILTFLLTAYEHVKVLIRNFFQNPH is encoded by the coding sequence ATGGAACATAATACTAAATTCAATCAGGAAAGAGTTCCATTCTTATTCCCAGAATTCCACGTGATATACAAACTATTATCATCTGCACCTCATTTCCGCTACGGATGTTGCGAAACTGTTTTCAAAGGATTTGAAATTTATATCGTGGAACAATGGTGTCTTGATAGGGAAATAtcatcaataataacatctTATACAGGGAACCCAGACAATATTTTGCATGCAATTAAAATCTATTTACCCTTAAATCCTCAATTTTGGCCCCCAGAGTTGAAGAATTATTTAAGTTCAATCGTTGATTCAAGCAGTTTACAATATGTACCGGATCTaggatatttatttgtaacAAATTTGTCGCAACTTCCATTTTCGTCCTCTAATCTAAATTTGATTCACGTAGATGGTGGAGATATAAGGACGGTATGGCATAATTTTACTAATAATTTGAACCTAAGAAGATTAAATTGTGGTGCCAGGTCTGGTGTCATGTTGAACAAACCCAGTTCTGCAAGTGTAGACAAATTTTTACAATTGTACAAAATTACGAAAAAAACTGTTAAAACTAATGCttcaaaaaatagtaaGAGCGGTGTGGATTCTGGTGGCAACAGTACTGATACAAATCATCTGTTTAGAATGACTTCAAATAATGTTGTTGATTCAACTgcattaaataataaccaaCTAGCATTTACTGAcaatgaaataaataacgAATATTTAGATAACACTTTAACAGCACCTCCTAAATCTTTATCAACCATGAGTAAAAAAAGGGATAACAAGATGGCTGAAGATCAACAACAATCAGTGCCAATGTTATACCATCCAACGTATACCGTAATAGAacttgttatttatattgtcCAAGTTTCGTTAAGTTTTTTCAACTTATTAGAACACAAGTATATTGATGGCTTTTATTGTCATAAGACGCAGCAGGCATTACAAAGATGGCAGAAAATTTATGGGTCTGTATATTTTCCCGCGTTGCTGCAGTCCAGAGGATTGACTCCCAATGTTTTGTCGGCACTAATAAGCTTAGTTTTAACGTGTTTCTATAAATTCATTGTAGAGGATTGTATGCCGCCAACAGGTGCAGCTGACCCGTTCACCGAGCCTTCACTAATATCATCTGCGATATaccattttcaaaaaaaaatcagctcgaaaaaatctaaatacGGATCGTTAGGTACCTCCTCTGCTAATTACTCATATGCATATTACTACGGAGGGAATACTAGTCACCATACTCATGGCAACAATTATTACAGTaatacaaacaataatggtGGTGCAGCaccatatattttttatttagatATACCATTGATAAATAAGCTATTTGAAGTTTCGAATTCAGACTCCAAAAATGACTTTACGCAACTCAAAAAAGTAGTTAAATCAACAGTCAAAGATATCACCAAgttaagaaaaaacaattctTATCATTTGGCATCGACCGAGATGTTAACTACGGATTTGAATGATTTAGTGCAGACAATTAACAATTGCAGCTCTACTTTTAGCAATTCAAATGGTATAACGGCGTCTTTAAACTCACATTATCATAATATTCATCATATTCATCACGGTTTCCATAACCATTTGCATGATGCTGATGCCAATAGTAACAACAATAGTGGCACAAATACTCCCAGTAGTCAACATACCGATCATCACGGAAGTTATGGTATTGCTAATGCCACTGTAAATGGTGTTGCTCTTAGTATGGGTATAAATCACAGcaatggtaataatgaCTATGACACGAATGCTCAGTTTAATACAAATAACGATAGCAATAACGCCAACACAACAAACATGAATATCAATAGCAATACTATGAATGCAAAGGTCAAAGGATCCATTTTAGGCTGGTTGTGGAATGAAAAGGACACGAATgggaaattaaaattttactACCATGATTTTGTTTCATATGACTATAATAGGGATTACGACGACGAtttagattattattatgcaTTAAAACTGAAAGATTCTAAGCACCCagaaaacaacaatgatATACCTCAGTACCGAATGATAATCACCacattttataaaaatgtttatgGTGAAAAATCGtttggttttaaaaaatatttagaaaACAATATGGATAATGATAGTTCTTCTGTTTATAATCGTGCAATGAACAATATAAACTTTAGGTCTATAAgtggtaataaaaatgctGGATCTGGCACACAAAaacacaacaacaacaacaacaaagacGAACTTAACTCCACAAATATGTTTAAGGATAACTCGCATACCTTTGGCGTCTATGATTTGAAGAAGCATGGTGGAATTGACGGGGAATATTATAACGGTTATAACTACAAGGACAAAAATAACCAGCACGCTGACGATGAATTGGACGGGataataccaaaaaataGTGAAGACAATGAATCCAATATATCAAGTTATAATAAAGAGACTTCTCCGTTCGATGAATGGTTTTTCAAAGAGTACAATAGAAGATATTCAAGCTCGGATATAGAGCTGGAGGAAAAACAAGCAGACGAAATTAAAACCAGAAGAAATAGCTTGTCATTGATCCAAGACCATTTAGAAAAATGGAATTTGGTAACATTAAGTGGAGTAAGAATGGCATTAGAATTGAAGAGATTGAATAGAGACACTGAGCAAGAGCTCCTACCAACCACTGCCATTAATACTGTCAGTAATAACACTAATGAGACACCTGCCTTTTATGCTGACCCTGACGAAGAATTCGCTGCattgaaaacaaaagttGTATcgttagaaaaaaatttaccagTTTTAAAACGTAGTTTAGATATTTTAGAAGCCAGATTTCAAGATGACGTAGAGAATAAAAGTAgcatatataaaaatatgaagaATACCATAGAATCTACGATCTCCAAATACAATTACGACTTGAGGATGTTAGAAAGAAAGATAAGAAATGTGAAAGATAACATGGAGCAATTTGATATCAAGATAACTGGCATTGAAAGGACACTTATTGAATTTGCTAAGTACGAAGGTCATGAGTatttagaattattaaataagtCTGGATTCACCGAAGAAGGCACGACTAAGGATGGTGCTACAGAAACTACCAgcagtattattaataatacagaAAATAGACGAGAACTACAACATTACAATGGATTAATACTTACATTTTTACTGACTGCGTATGAACATGTTAAAGTGCTAATTaggaatttttttcaaaatccaCATTAA
- the FAR3 gene encoding Far3p (similar to Saccharomyces cerevisiae YMR052W | FAR3 | Factor ARrest) encodes MDNWNDCFEYLVNLTQQLIDHQKNNRLETNKLEQVLRRISKQSYITYEEYSKNDLTNRITNTNGTDNENTINIQENQLINENYKLIYQIKQQLFLKDRMCKLIEQFKELIRSIKFFILEQNNLMVKLEKDIINSYIYNNVSVLNNNLTEIKFLNSNLKFNVDQVKLKLDHIIKNLLSQSNDGATDKNIITSLNKEQISKINKLINVDFEKNS; translated from the coding sequence ATGGACAACTGGAATGATTGTTTCGAATATTTAGTTAATCTAACCCAACAATTAATCGATcaccaaaaaaacaacCGTTTGGAAACCAACAAATTAGAGCAGGTTTTGAGAAGGATATCCAAACAATCGTACATAACCTATGAAGAATATTCTAAGAATGACCTTACAAACAGAAttactaatactaatggAACGGATAACGAGAATACTATAAACATTCAGGAAAATCAActaataaatgaaaattacaagttaatttatcaaattaaACAACAGCTATTTTTAAAGGATAGAATGTGTAAATTGATCGAACAATTCAAGGAATTAATTAGATCTATAaagtttttcattttagAGCAAAACAATTTGATGGTAAAATTGGAAAAGGATATCATAAACAGTTATATCTACAATAATGTCagtgttttaaataataatctaaCAGAAATtaagtttttaaattccaatttaaaatttaatgtaGACCAAgtcaaattaaaattagaccatataattaaaaaccTATTATCACAGAGCAATGATGGTGCCACCGACAAAAACATAATCACTAGTTTAAACAAGGAACAAATatctaaaataaataaactaaTTAATGtggattttgaaaaaaattcctAA
- a CDS encoding F-box protein translates to MLDHFPLEITDKILLGFTDKEKLQLRLVNSHWNDLIKYRYNERHIRINTRFATTSSSTALNWLDYHQLYKLKKFVEINNTYTNKKINYTSTGPFSLVWDRMPKLTSIRIGLQILSNENIVNQLNNLRQIIFSGSATNETCWLWFPIELVKNFQFEIGKIYVFNIGSVYIENEQILNLELPLISNKINVNAANSDRSFDCLFFEFSKDINCQSKNNPNDEWLWYSFDELNLGKYVNHRTDNMSIDYFYRYPHPQSSTRGKCSDIDINANNNIQRPKKVC, encoded by the coding sequence ATGTTGGATCATTTCCCACTAGAAATTACTGACAAAATACTACTTGGTTTTACtgacaaagaaaaattacaattaaGATTGGTCAACTCTCACTGGAatgatttaataaaatatagatACAATGAAAGACATATAAGGATTAATACACGTTTTGCTACCACGAGTAGCAGTACTGCCTTGAATTGGTTGGACTATCATCAGCtttataaattgaaaaaatttgtaGAAATCAATAACACTTAtaccaacaaaaaaatcaattataCTTCTACAGGGCCATTCAGTTTGGTCTGGGATAGAATGCCTAAATTAACAAGTATAAGGATAGGGTTGCAAATACTTTCCAATGAAAATATAGTTAATCAATTGAACAATTTGAGACAAATAATCTTCAGCGGTAGTGCTACAAATGAGACGTGCTGGCTATGGTTTCCCATCGAATTAgtgaaaaattttcaatttgaaATAGGCAAAATTTACGTTTTCAATATTGGTTCCGTTTATATAGAGAACGAACAAATACTTAATTTGGAATTACCTTTAATTAGCAACAAAATCAATGTCAACGCCGCTAATAGCGATAGATCGTTtgattgtttattttttgagtTCAGCAAAGATATAAATTGtcaaagtaaaaataatcctAATGATGAATGGTTATGGTATAGCTTTGATGAGTTAAATTTAGGTAAGTATGTTAATCATCGAACAGATAATATGTCCATTGACTACTTTTATAGATATCCACACCCACAGAGTAGTACCAGAGGCAAGTGTAGTGATATTGATATaaatgctaataataatatccaaaggccaaaaaaagtttgctaa
- a CDS encoding L-methionine (R)-S-oxide reductase (similar to Saccharomyces cerevisiae YKL069W | methionine-R-sulfoxide reductase), with translation MSQYHADYTNFQVSISREQALKQLIESYEALCDGQNNWVSNLSNLSSLLWHCYKSLQLNINWAGFYVLDNNTTNKNEQQLILGPFQGKVACQLIPFGKGVCGTCASTLKTQVVKNVHEFPGHIACDGKTKSEIVVPIINQVANKCIGVIDIDCLDYDGFSQEIDGKYLEILARKIVETCKF, from the coding sequence ATGTCACAATATCATGCTGATTATACAAACTTCCAAGTTTCAATAAGTCGAGAGCAAGCTTTAAAACAATTGATTGAATCATACGAAGCATTATGCGATGGTCAAAACAACTGGGTTAGTAATTTATCTAATTTGTCTTCATTATTATGGCATTGTTACAAATCGTTgcaattaaatattaattggGCAGGATTTTACGTATTGGATAACAATAccactaataaaaatgagcAGCAACTTATTTTAGGTCCATTTCAAGGGAAGGTTGCGTGCCAACTAATTCCATTCGGTAAAGGCGTTTGTGGCACTTGTGCTTCAACATTAAAGACTCAAGTTGTCAAAAATGTGCATGAATTCCCAGGTCATATAGCATGCGATGGTAAAACTAAGAGTGAAATTGTAGTACCTATTATTAATCAAGTTGCTAACAAATGTATTGGTGTGATTGATATTGATTGTTTAGACTATGACGGATTTAGTCAGGAAATTGATGGTAAATATTTAGAAATTTTAGCTAGAAAAATCGTAGAAACTTGTAAATTTTAA